Proteins encoded by one window of Anaerobacillus sp. CMMVII:
- a CDS encoding N-acetyltransferase: protein MEVFLVENNADQILREKIAQLMMGQMEAIGDSNAYSSLITAIDLALVEGSSAKMFAVKENDLIIGLAFFNIGISLEKGGYYIWLNDLYVHKEYRQKGIAKKLLLHTMFWAEQNNLKGIELETGVNNIATKRLYNSFGFYDIVSKRYGLDIN, encoded by the coding sequence GTGGAAGTTTTTTTGGTAGAAAACAATGCCGATCAAATCTTAAGGGAAAAAATTGCGCAACTTATGATGGGGCAAATGGAAGCCATCGGTGACAGCAATGCATATTCTAGCCTTATTACAGCTATTGATTTAGCATTAGTTGAAGGTTCATCTGCTAAAATGTTCGCGGTTAAAGAGAATGACCTAATTATTGGTCTTGCCTTTTTCAATATTGGCATTAGTTTAGAGAAAGGTGGATATTATATTTGGTTAAATGATCTCTATGTACATAAAGAATACCGCCAAAAAGGGATCGCCAAGAAACTCTTACTACATACAATGTTTTGGGCAGAACAAAACAATCTGAAAGGTATTGAACTTGAAACAGGAGTAAATAATATTGCAACAAAACGTTTATATAATTCCTTTGGTTTCTATGACATTGTTTCTAAAAGATATGGACTTGACATAAATTAG